A window of Streptomyces sp. Je 1-332 genomic DNA:
GACGCCGAGTCCGCTGCTGCACACCCAGCACCGCCGGCACCGCCGCCCCGGCTGCCGGCCCGGCCGGCGAGCCAAGCCCCAAGCCGCAGCCGAAGCAGCCCGATGGGCGCGCCGATGAGGAGGTAGCCCAGCCTGCTCCCCGTCCGGAGCCCGGACCCCTGCTGGCACGTATGGGGCGTCGCCTGATCGAATTGGTGCAGGCCGCCGCTCGGAAGATTGCCGAACTGTGGCGCAGCAGCCGGGATCGGCTGCCCCGGCTCATGACGTTCCTGCGTCGTCTGGTGCGACGGGTGCGCGACTGGCCTGAGTCCCGCCGCCTGACAGGCCTGCAGGCGCTCGAGTTCCCGAACGTCGAAGGCGACTCGCTGGCCGCCCGCGTGTCCAGTGGGCAGGCTTGCTTCCCGAGCCTGGCCGTTTCGGGCAGGCGTCCCGTCGCGTCTCCTGGTGGAGGCCGACAACGTGGGCGCAGCTCGCGGCGGGTAGGCTCCCCGGCCGCTCCAGCGACACACGGTGGGTGCCGGACCGCGCCTCCGATGGCGGGCCGGGCATCACGCGCTGCGGCACATGGCCGCCCTGCGGGCCGCCGGCATCGACGTCGACCAGGACGTGACCCGTCGTCTGGCTTTGGCACTCGGCGACGACTTCGACGGCGCCCCCCCACTGCCCCCCCCGTTATGTTTTCCGCGGTCCTGCAAGAGGGCCGCTGGCCTCCGGGCCCGGCATGGCTGGTCCCCCCTGTCGAAGCGATGACCTGGGGGGTGGTGCCACCGGGCCCGAGAGGCGCCGTTGGAGACGCTGATGAGAGGTCCGACTACCGCCCGGCCGAGCGCAATGCCCGGTCCTTCGCAGGCGGCAGGTCTGCATAACGTGGATGCGCGCACGACGCCAACGCCCAGGCCAGCACGCACAACGTCCGTTCGGGAGGACGGTTTGAACGAGTACGACGAGATAGGTGTCTTCCTGGGCCTGGACGTGGGGAAGAGCGCTCACCACGGACACGGACTCACCCCGGCCGGCAAGAAAGTCTTCGACAAGCAACTGCCCAACACCGAACCGAAGCTGCGGCAGGTCTTCGACAAGCTCCGCGAGAAGTTCGGCACCGTCCTGGTCGTCGTGGACCAGCCGGCCTCGATCGGCGCTCTGCCGCTGACAGTGGCCCGCGACACGGGCTGCCAGGTCGCCTACCTGCCGGGCCTTTCGATGCGACGGATCGCTGACCTCTACCCGGGCGAGGCAAAGACCGATGCCCGCGACGCGGCCGTCATCGCGGACGCCGCCCGCACCATGCCGCACACCCTTCGCTCGCTTCAGCTGACCGACGAGATCACCGCCGAGCTCACCGTCCTCGTCGGCTTCGACCAGGACCTGGCGGCCGAGGCCACCCGCACATCCAACCGGATCCGGGGCCTGCTCACCCAGTTCCACCCGTCCCTGGAACGGGTCCTGGGCCCGCGTCTGGATCACCCGGCGGTCACCTGGCTGCTGGAACGCTACGGATCCCCAGCCGCGCTGCGAAGAGCCGGACGCCGCAGGCTGGTTGAGGTGGTCCGGCCCAAAGCCCCGCGCATGGCAAAACGGCTGACCGACGACGTCTTCGATGCACTCGACGAGCAGACCGTCGTGGTCCCGGGCACCGGCACCCTGGACATCGTGATCCCCTCGCTGGCCCGCTCGCTCGGCGCCGTTCACGAGCAACGACGGGCGGCAGAATCCCAGATCGCAGCCCTGCTGGAGGACCACCCTCTTTCCAAGGTCCTGACGTCGCTGCCCGGCGTCGGCGTCAGGACCGCCGCCGCACTGCTGGTCACCGTCGGCGACGGCACCAGCTTCCCCACCGCCGCCCACCTCGCCTCCTACGCCGGCCTCGCCCCCACCACCAAGTCCTCCGGGACCTCGATCCACGGCGAACACGCCCCACGGGGCGGCAACCGGCAGCTCAAACGCGCGATGTTCCTGTCCGCGTTCGCTGCCCTGCACGATCCTGCCTCCCGCACCTATTACGACAAATGCCGGGCCAGAGGAAAAACCCACACCCAAGCGCTCCTCCGCCTCGCCCGACAACGGATCAACGTGCTGTTTGCAATGCTCCGCGACGGCACCTTCTACGAACCCAGAACCCCACGCCTCGCTTGACGAAAGACATAGAGGCACCCCCCCGCCGAGCCCGTACGTCACTCCGACCGAGGTCATTCCGGATGAGGAGAACCTGTCCGACGTCATCCTCGACGACTCCACCGGCCAGCCACCCACCGATGTTGAGGGCGTATTCGTGCCTCTCACCCCCTTCGGTTCGACCCTTCAGTGCACCGTCCGTCTCGTCGAGCGCACGTTTCTCGGGCCCCGCCGCAACCCCTTCACACGCCTCCTCCAGCCCGCGGGCGCGGTGGTCTCCGAGGGGATCGCCGCCCGTATCCGCGAACGCCTCGACGCGCAGGCCGCGCGCACCGACAAGCAGTAAGGGGAGACCACGGGTGTCGGCCTACGACCACAAGCCCTTGTGGGCCGGGGCCCACTACGACCCGGCCCCCGCCGGCGGCGAGGTGACGCGCCTCGACCTTTACGGCACGCCCGAGCGTGACGGCCCAATGGTCGCCTCGGCCGCACCCGCCGTCCGTCTCCGAGCCGGGGTGTACCGGTTCGCCTTGCCCAACGTCGCCCCGGGCCGCTACTGGGGCACGGTCTCCTTCACCCCGAACTCTGCTTCGCAGCCGGTGACTGACACGGCAGGCGCCTCGACCTCCCCCTGGGGCAAGGTCTGGTCGGCTCGCCCGAAGCCGTGGCCGACGCCCTCGGCGTCCCGTTGCCCCTCACCTCCGCCCAGCGCAGCTCCTACGAGGAAGAGATCCGCAACGCGCAGGCCGACGTCGTCGCATACCTCAACCGGCCTCTGGCCCCAACCGCGACCACCTTGCGTGGCGTCGCCCCCCGCTGGACAGACGCACTCGATGACATCGACGCCTGGCTGGTCCACCTCGATGACATCGCCGAAGTGATCACCTACCGGGCCAATGCGGATGGCACGTACGACGTGGACCTACTCGTCGGCCTGAACGGCGCCCAAGAGGAGACGGTCGTGCGGTACGTCGTCGCGCACGCCGCCGAGTCCGCCCGGGCAACGCCCCGACCAGAGCGCGGGATCGGGGCGTCGTGTG
This region includes:
- a CDS encoding IS110 family transposase; protein product: MNEYDEIGVFLGLDVGKSAHHGHGLTPAGKKVFDKQLPNTEPKLRQVFDKLREKFGTVLVVVDQPASIGALPLTVARDTGCQVAYLPGLSMRRIADLYPGEAKTDARDAAVIADAARTMPHTLRSLQLTDEITAELTVLVGFDQDLAAEATRTSNRIRGLLTQFHPSLERVLGPRLDHPAVTWLLERYGSPAALRRAGRRRLVEVVRPKAPRMAKRLTDDVFDALDEQTVVVPGTGTLDIVIPSLARSLGAVHEQRRAAESQIAALLEDHPLSKVLTSLPGVGVRTAAALLVTVGDGTSFPTAAHLASYAGLAPTTKSSGTSIHGEHAPRGGNRQLKRAMFLSAFAALHDPASRTYYDKCRARGKTHTQALLRLARQRINVLFAMLRDGTFYEPRTPRLA